A genomic stretch from Nocardia wallacei includes:
- a CDS encoding formyltransferase family protein, which translates to MSRLQVAVLASHNGSNLRALHQASLEPGARFAVVLVVSNNSGSGALAYARDADIPALHLSDRTHPGQLDEAILSALTDHSADLVVTAGYMKKLGPRVRSAYASRIINIHPALLPRHGGKGMYGKAVHESVLVAEHQLLPTVVERIAAQREALGAAELSGSAAIRWQNGGIFFRQASQ; encoded by the coding sequence GTGTCTCGACTGCAAGTTGCTGTTCTCGCCTCCCACAACGGGTCGAATCTTCGTGCGCTCCATCAGGCCTCACTCGAGCCCGGCGCCCGCTTCGCCGTAGTCCTGGTGGTCAGCAACAACAGCGGTTCCGGAGCGCTCGCGTATGCCCGTGACGCCGATATCCCGGCCCTACACCTGTCCGACCGCACCCATCCGGGGCAGCTCGACGAGGCGATCCTCTCGGCCCTGACCGACCACTCCGCCGACCTGGTTGTCACCGCCGGCTACATGAAGAAGCTCGGTCCCCGGGTCCGCTCCGCCTACGCCTCCCGAATCATCAACATCCATCCCGCCCTGCTGCCTCGGCACGGCGGAAAAGGCATGTACGGCAAGGCTGTTCACGAATCCGTCCTGGTCGCCGAACACCAACTCCTTCCCACCGTCGTCGAGCGGATCGCCGCCCAGCGTGAGGCACTTGGGGCGGCAGAGCTGAGCGGGAGCGCGGCGATTCGCTGGCAGAATGGCGGAATCTTTTTCCGTCAAGCCAGTCAATGA
- a CDS encoding HAD family hydrolase produces MGVGLPESVSAVLFDLDGVLTDTAAVHRRAWKSVFDRLLASRCGARFRPFTEEDYLNYVDGRSRADGVREFLKSRTLALPEGKPDDPPGLATVNGIGNDKNRLLLSLIERDGVRVFPGSAGYLTAVRAAGLRVGVVTSSANATAVLAAADFTRFVDALIDGREIARRGLPGKPAPDAFLAGAAELDEPPSRTAVFEDAIAGVTAARAGGFGFVVGVDRVRDDKHGAALRRAGADLVVTDLSELTPADRAEGEGAR; encoded by the coding sequence GTGGGTGTAGGTCTGCCCGAATCCGTTTCGGCGGTGTTGTTCGACCTGGACGGGGTGCTGACCGATACGGCGGCGGTGCATCGGCGAGCGTGGAAGTCGGTGTTCGACCGGCTGCTGGCCTCGCGGTGCGGGGCGCGGTTCCGGCCGTTCACCGAGGAGGACTACCTGAACTACGTCGACGGGCGGTCGCGGGCCGACGGTGTCCGGGAGTTCCTGAAGTCGCGCACCCTGGCGCTGCCGGAGGGTAAGCCGGACGATCCGCCGGGGCTGGCGACCGTGAACGGGATCGGTAACGACAAGAACCGCCTGCTGCTGTCGCTCATCGAGCGGGACGGGGTGCGGGTCTTCCCCGGCTCGGCCGGATATCTGACGGCGGTGCGCGCGGCCGGTCTGCGGGTGGGCGTGGTGACCTCCTCGGCGAACGCGACCGCGGTGCTGGCCGCGGCGGATTTCACGCGGTTCGTCGATGCGCTGATCGATGGGCGGGAGATCGCGCGGCGGGGCCTGCCCGGCAAACCGGCGCCCGACGCATTTCTCGCGGGCGCCGCGGAGTTAGACGAGCCGCCCTCCCGCACAGCGGTTTTCGAAGACGCCATCGCCGGAGTCACCGCCGCCCGCGCCGGTGGATTCGGCTTCGTGGTGGGTGTCGACCGGGTGCGCGACGACAAGCACGGCGCCGCATTGCGCCGCGCCGGAGCGGATCTGGTGGTCACCGACCTGTCCGAGCTGACCCCGGCCGACCGGGCGGAGGGAGAAGGAGCGCGATGA
- a CDS encoding mannitol dehydrogenase family protein, with protein MELNRNTVSRLPVLGPRYDRGEVRAGIAHFGVGGFHRAHQAMYVDRLLSAGKAREWGICGIGVTPADRRMRDVLRTQDGLYTLVLAYPDGTRESRVIGSIIDYRYAPDDPEAVLEILADPAIRIISLTITEGGYNLRDSDGEFDCDAPAVRRDLSGEHPPATVFGLVTAALARRRERGVAAPTIVSCDNIEGNGRVARRAFTGYAERVDPALAQWISGNVGFPNSMVDRITPVTTPDVIERLEADTGLRDQWPVIAEPFAAWVLEDDFAAGRPPLDQADVQLVDDVYAYELMKLRLLNAGHQCLCYFAYLAGYRLVHEAAQDPLFAEFLDQYLDYEAMPTLPRVPGLTTFRGSLLERFANAHVRDTVARLCADSSDRIPKWLLPVVRDNLAAGRTVRLAAATVACWARYAEGVDEQGAPIEVVDRLADSLVPLARTQRENPTAFLENRAVFGDLIDQPRFVDAYVSALRSLHRVGARATLEAVVKPE; from the coding sequence ATGGAGCTGAATCGGAATACCGTGTCGCGGTTGCCGGTCCTGGGACCGCGGTACGACCGCGGCGAGGTTCGGGCTGGCATCGCGCACTTCGGCGTCGGCGGGTTCCACCGCGCGCACCAGGCCATGTATGTGGACCGGTTGCTGTCGGCGGGCAAGGCGCGCGAGTGGGGCATCTGCGGTATCGGCGTGACACCGGCGGACCGCCGCATGCGCGATGTGCTGCGGACGCAGGACGGTCTGTACACGCTCGTGCTGGCGTATCCGGACGGCACTCGGGAGTCGCGGGTGATCGGTTCGATCATCGATTACCGTTACGCGCCGGACGATCCCGAGGCCGTGCTGGAGATCCTCGCCGATCCCGCGATCCGGATCATCTCGCTGACCATCACCGAGGGCGGCTACAACCTGCGCGACAGCGACGGCGAATTCGACTGCGACGCACCGGCCGTCCGCCGCGACCTCAGCGGGGAGCACCCACCGGCGACCGTATTCGGTTTGGTGACCGCGGCTCTGGCGCGTCGCCGCGAGCGTGGAGTCGCGGCGCCGACGATCGTGTCGTGCGACAACATCGAGGGCAACGGCCGGGTCGCCCGCCGCGCCTTCACGGGATACGCCGAGCGGGTCGATCCCGCACTGGCGCAATGGATCAGCGGCAATGTCGGGTTTCCCAACTCGATGGTGGATCGCATCACCCCGGTCACCACACCCGATGTGATCGAGCGGCTCGAGGCCGACACCGGCCTGCGCGACCAATGGCCCGTGATCGCGGAGCCGTTCGCGGCCTGGGTGCTCGAGGACGACTTCGCCGCGGGCCGCCCGCCGCTGGACCAAGCCGATGTGCAGCTGGTCGACGACGTCTACGCCTACGAGCTGATGAAGCTGCGCCTGCTCAACGCCGGCCACCAATGTCTGTGCTACTTCGCCTATCTCGCGGGCTACCGGTTGGTGCACGAGGCGGCGCAGGATCCGCTGTTCGCCGAATTCCTCGACCAGTACCTGGATTACGAGGCGATGCCGACCCTGCCGCGAGTTCCGGGTCTGACCACGTTCCGCGGCTCGCTGCTCGAACGGTTCGCCAACGCGCACGTGCGCGACACCGTGGCCCGGCTCTGCGCCGACTCGTCCGACCGCATCCCGAAGTGGTTGCTGCCGGTGGTCCGCGACAATCTCGCCGCCGGGCGGACCGTGCGGCTGGCCGCGGCGACCGTGGCGTGCTGGGCCCGCTACGCCGAGGGCGTCGACGAGCAGGGTGCGCCGATCGAGGTCGTGGACCGGCTCGCCGATTCGCTGGTCCCGCTCGCCCGTACGCAGCGCGAGAATCCGACGGCCTTCCTGGAGAATCGCGCGGTGTTCGGGGACCTGATCGACCAGCCGCGTTTCGTCGACGCCTACGTCAGTGCGCTGCGTTCTCTGCATCGCGTCGGTGCCCGCGCGACATTGGAAGCGGTGGTGAAGCCGGAATGA
- a CDS encoding ABC transporter permease, whose protein sequence is MPESDTEYAGRPQGEAGSGRVAVWRDWWDRFRRSPFLPATVLVFILGAAAGLFAGSYTYILANPTPHRIPVAVLQNDHAASSRDAAYLAGMDQALNGAMHVVRFDDPGAAKNVVEAQRVFAIMDVRQADRVTVDVAGASGSSVAEVISSAASQVGRQVGVPVTITDINPLQPGDPRGLAIFYITLAAVIIGFVGAIQLNVHARALNPAERIAYTAAYSALGGFVIAAVVDWWLGALRLPLLESWFILALTMFTSGMIFTMFNTLFGRWAMIPTWGLMVLLGNPSSGGAVSWPLLPSVLGSIGRWLPPGASVNAQHTAVYFAGHQHLFPFLVLAAWALLASAVFWVWRDRHPGGRGEDAY, encoded by the coding sequence ATGCCCGAGAGCGATACCGAGTACGCAGGTCGTCCGCAGGGTGAGGCGGGTAGCGGCCGAGTTGCCGTGTGGCGGGATTGGTGGGACCGGTTCCGACGGTCCCCGTTCCTGCCCGCGACGGTGCTGGTGTTCATTCTGGGTGCCGCGGCGGGGTTGTTCGCGGGGTCGTATACCTACATTCTCGCCAATCCGACTCCGCACCGGATTCCGGTCGCGGTGCTGCAGAACGATCATGCGGCGTCGAGTCGGGACGCAGCTTACCTCGCCGGCATGGATCAGGCGTTGAACGGTGCGATGCATGTGGTCCGGTTCGATGATCCGGGCGCGGCGAAGAACGTGGTCGAGGCGCAGCGGGTGTTCGCGATCATGGACGTGCGGCAGGCCGACCGGGTGACCGTCGATGTCGCGGGTGCTTCGGGTTCGTCCGTGGCCGAGGTGATTTCGAGTGCGGCGTCCCAGGTCGGCAGGCAGGTGGGGGTTCCGGTGACCATCACCGATATCAACCCGCTGCAGCCGGGTGACCCGCGCGGGCTCGCCATCTTCTACATCACGCTGGCGGCGGTGATCATCGGCTTCGTCGGCGCCATTCAGCTGAATGTGCATGCGCGAGCGTTGAATCCGGCGGAACGGATCGCCTATACCGCCGCGTATTCGGCGCTGGGCGGGTTCGTCATCGCGGCGGTGGTGGACTGGTGGCTGGGCGCGTTGCGGCTGCCGTTGCTGGAGTCGTGGTTCATCCTGGCGCTCACCATGTTCACCTCCGGGATGATCTTCACGATGTTCAACACCCTGTTCGGGCGCTGGGCGATGATCCCGACCTGGGGCCTGATGGTGTTGCTGGGCAATCCGTCCTCGGGCGGCGCGGTGTCCTGGCCGCTGCTGCCCTCCGTGCTCGGCAGCATCGGGCGCTGGCTGCCGCCGGGCGCCTCGGTCAATGCCCAGCACACCGCGGTCTATTTCGCCGGTCACCAGCACCTGTTTCCCTTCCTGGTGCTGGCGGCCTGGGCGCTACTGGCGAGTGCGGTGTTCTGGGTCTGGCGGGACCGGCACCCGGGTGGGCGGGGCGAGGACGCCTACTGA
- a CDS encoding transposase, translating into MAAPKKYPDELRARAVRLYRDADPKPTIRKLAAQLGVHHEALRNWIRQAEADAGERSDRPTTDMAEENKQLRKRVAELERVNAVLRDASAYFASEPGQTRR; encoded by the coding sequence GTGGCAGCACCGAAGAAGTATCCGGACGAGTTGAGGGCTCGGGCGGTCAGGTTGTATCGGGATGCGGATCCCAAGCCGACGATCCGGAAGCTGGCCGCGCAGCTGGGGGTGCATCACGAGGCTCTGCGGAACTGGATCCGCCAGGCCGAAGCGGACGCCGGCGAGCGTAGCGATCGGCCGACGACCGACATGGCCGAAGAGAACAAGCAACTACGCAAGCGGGTCGCTGAACTCGAACGCGTGAACGCCGTATTGCGTGATGCGAGTGCGTATTTCGCGTCGGAGCCCGGCCAGACCCGGAGGTGA
- a CDS encoding MurR/RpiR family transcriptional regulator: MTDQRADDGPQTFDELVAELRARHDTLSQAHRKLSERVMADPEAVAFMTVSELAAAVGVNEATVVRFANALGLKGYPGLTRLCRERLQEQAQLLRRFDTLERLPADGGGLLNRTLGFDQANIARTFARIDDATWEQAVGHLAEAPRVHVMGLRKCHAPAYLLAYLLGMVREEVALVTATAGALTDDLRRVRAGDCFVALSIHRYMADTVRGAAWARSVGAHVVALTDNPGSPLAATADECFFVDAAGPSVLRSMTAFTSLVQALTAGVAKSHGREARASLLQEEQLLSDFHVYTKDFTG, from the coding sequence GTGACGGACCAACGGGCGGACGACGGGCCGCAGACGTTCGACGAGCTGGTCGCCGAGCTCCGGGCGCGGCACGACACGCTGTCGCAGGCGCATCGCAAGCTGTCCGAGCGGGTGATGGCCGACCCGGAGGCGGTCGCGTTCATGACGGTGTCGGAGCTGGCCGCCGCGGTCGGTGTCAACGAGGCGACAGTGGTGCGCTTCGCGAATGCGCTGGGGCTCAAGGGTTATCCGGGGCTGACCCGGCTCTGCCGGGAGCGGTTGCAGGAACAGGCGCAGCTGCTGCGGCGCTTCGACACGCTCGAGCGGCTGCCCGCGGACGGCGGCGGCCTGCTGAATCGCACCCTCGGATTCGACCAGGCGAACATCGCCCGCACCTTCGCGCGGATCGACGACGCGACGTGGGAGCAGGCGGTCGGACACCTGGCCGAGGCGCCGCGAGTGCACGTGATGGGTCTGCGCAAATGCCACGCACCGGCGTACCTGCTGGCCTACCTGCTGGGCATGGTGCGGGAGGAGGTGGCGCTGGTGACCGCGACGGCCGGCGCGCTGACCGACGATCTGCGCCGGGTGCGCGCGGGCGACTGCTTCGTGGCCCTGTCCATCCACCGCTACATGGCCGACACGGTGCGCGGCGCGGCGTGGGCGCGGTCGGTCGGCGCGCATGTCGTCGCGCTCACCGACAATCCGGGGTCGCCGCTGGCGGCCACCGCCGACGAGTGCTTCTTCGTCGACGCCGCGGGCCCGTCGGTGCTGCGATCGATGACCGCGTTCACCTCGCTCGTGCAGGCGCTCACCGCGGGCGTGGCGAAGTCGCACGGCCGCGAGGCGCGCGCCTCACTGCTGCAGGAGGAGCAGTTGCTCAGCGACTTCCACGTCTACACGAAGGATTTCACCGGATAG
- a CDS encoding glycoside hydrolase family 65 protein: MSSQSHGVEIDPWQLRYRGLDPDALERMESIFALSNGHLGLRGTLEEGEPVGTPGTYLNGFYEKRQLPYAEAGYGYPEDGQTVVNVTDGKIIRLLVEDEPIDLRYGRAVEHERVLDFRSGTLRRHTVWTSPTGRSVRIRSERLVSFAERALAAIRYEVEPLDDDLDLVVQSDLLANETVAPPGNDPRLAAALDRPLVADFCAVRETTAVLAHHTRRSGLRMAAGMDHEIEVPATPRCAIHAEEDLARLTIAVDVPKGQRLRLTKYIAYGWSSRRSVPALRAQVDAALAAGLETGWDTLCARQRAYLDNFWDTADVEIDGDPELQQAIRFALFHVLQAGARGETRAIPAKGLTGAGYDGHAFWDTEIYVLPVLTYTVPMAAGDALRWRHSTLEHARQRARELGQTGAMFPWRSINGEEGSGYWPSGTAAVHVNADIADATVRYLSATRDEQFESDCGVELLVETARLWESLGHHNSAGDFRIDGVTGPDEYSALGDNNAYTNLMARQNLRAAVEACRRRPDVARRLGIEDAELTAWTECADRMFVPYNEDLGVHEQSDGFTRYARWDFDATPIEHYPLLLHYPYFDLYRRQVVKQADLTLAMYLCPTAFDPEQKARNFDYYDALTVRDSSLSACPQSILAAEVGHPDLAFDYFAETALIDLHDLHHNVGHGLHLGSLAGTWLCCVGGFGGMRDCGGELTFAPRLPAQLNRLSFRIMWRDRKIHVDIGGDFATYRLLHGDPVTVHHHGEPYLITDEPQTLPIPPRPPRAEPPLPAGRRPHHRSSDRRGSGPIR; the protein is encoded by the coding sequence ATGAGTTCGCAGTCGCACGGTGTGGAGATCGACCCGTGGCAGTTGCGGTACCGCGGACTGGATCCCGACGCGCTGGAGCGGATGGAATCCATCTTCGCACTGTCCAACGGGCACTTGGGTCTACGCGGCACGCTCGAGGAGGGCGAGCCGGTCGGCACGCCCGGCACCTACCTCAACGGCTTCTACGAGAAGCGCCAATTACCTTATGCCGAAGCCGGATACGGCTATCCGGAGGACGGCCAGACCGTGGTGAACGTGACCGACGGAAAGATCATCCGGCTGCTGGTCGAGGACGAGCCGATCGATCTGCGCTACGGCCGCGCCGTGGAACACGAACGCGTACTGGACTTCCGCAGCGGCACCCTGCGGCGGCACACGGTGTGGACGTCGCCGACCGGCCGCTCGGTGCGCATCCGCTCGGAACGGCTGGTCTCGTTCGCCGAGCGCGCGCTCGCCGCCATCCGCTACGAGGTGGAACCGCTCGACGACGACCTCGACCTGGTGGTCCAGTCCGACCTGCTGGCCAACGAGACGGTCGCGCCGCCCGGCAACGACCCGCGGCTGGCCGCCGCGCTGGATCGTCCGCTGGTCGCCGATTTCTGCGCCGTGCGCGAGACCACGGCGGTCCTCGCCCATCACACCCGGCGGTCCGGCCTGCGGATGGCGGCGGGCATGGACCACGAGATCGAGGTGCCGGCCACCCCGCGCTGCGCCATCCACGCCGAGGAGGATCTGGCCCGGTTGACCATCGCGGTCGACGTGCCGAAGGGACAGCGGCTGCGCCTGACGAAGTACATCGCCTACGGCTGGTCGAGCCGCCGGTCCGTGCCCGCCCTGCGCGCTCAGGTGGACGCCGCGCTGGCCGCCGGGCTGGAGACCGGCTGGGACACCCTGTGCGCTCGGCAGCGCGCCTACCTGGACAACTTCTGGGACACCGCCGACGTCGAGATCGACGGCGATCCCGAACTGCAGCAAGCGATCCGGTTCGCGTTGTTCCACGTCCTGCAGGCGGGCGCGCGCGGCGAGACCCGGGCGATTCCGGCGAAGGGCCTCACCGGTGCCGGTTACGACGGACACGCGTTCTGGGACACCGAGATCTACGTGCTGCCGGTCCTCACCTACACCGTCCCGATGGCCGCGGGCGACGCGCTGCGCTGGCGGCACAGCACACTGGAGCATGCCCGGCAGCGCGCCCGCGAACTCGGCCAGACCGGTGCGATGTTCCCGTGGCGGTCGATCAACGGCGAGGAGGGCTCCGGCTATTGGCCCAGCGGCACCGCGGCCGTGCACGTCAACGCCGACATCGCCGACGCCACCGTCCGCTACCTGTCCGCAACCCGCGACGAGCAGTTCGAAAGCGACTGCGGCGTCGAGCTTCTGGTCGAGACCGCGCGGTTGTGGGAGAGCCTCGGTCACCACAATTCGGCGGGCGACTTCCGCATCGACGGTGTGACCGGACCCGACGAGTATTCGGCGCTGGGCGACAACAACGCCTACACGAATCTGATGGCGCGGCAGAATCTGCGGGCGGCCGTCGAGGCGTGCCGTCGCCGCCCCGACGTCGCCCGGCGACTGGGCATCGAGGATGCGGAGCTGACCGCCTGGACCGAGTGCGCCGACCGAATGTTCGTGCCCTACAACGAGGATCTCGGCGTCCACGAGCAATCCGACGGCTTCACCCGCTACGCGCGCTGGGATTTCGACGCGACCCCGATCGAGCACTATCCGCTGCTGCTGCACTACCCCTACTTCGACCTGTACCGCCGCCAGGTGGTCAAGCAGGCGGATCTGACCCTGGCGATGTACCTGTGCCCCACCGCGTTCGATCCCGAGCAGAAGGCCCGCAACTTCGACTACTACGACGCCCTGACCGTGCGCGACTCCTCGCTGTCGGCCTGCCCCCAGTCGATCCTCGCCGCCGAGGTCGGGCACCCGGACCTGGCCTTCGACTACTTCGCCGAGACCGCGCTGATCGATCTGCACGATCTGCACCACAACGTCGGTCACGGCCTGCACCTCGGCTCGCTCGCCGGCACCTGGCTGTGCTGTGTCGGCGGCTTCGGCGGGATGCGGGACTGCGGCGGAGAACTGACCTTCGCGCCGCGGCTGCCCGCGCAACTCAACCGGCTCTCGTTCCGAATCATGTGGCGCGACAGGAAAATTCACGTCGACATCGGCGGCGACTTCGCGACTTACCGGCTGCTGCACGGTGATCCGGTCACGGTGCACCACCACGGCGAGCCCTACCTGATCACCGACGAGCCGCAGACCCTGCCCATTCCGCCCCGGCCGCCGCGCGCGGAACCGCCATTGCCCGCCGGACGCCGCCCGCACCACCGGTCGTCGGACCGGCGCGGCTCCGGCCCTATCCGGTGA
- a CDS encoding phosphatase PAP2 family protein, giving the protein MLLDDAHGSSAAPIGSASTRLRARRFGPAVLWGLAAAAVLVLVGGELMAAHLHALGPLTSLLRDYAGTPKSATTPWAGFLLALVGVAWRERVIAVAAAVGVDLLFVLVRAVEGHKFTVGNGPTLVLTALTVLVALRWSGERRHTALRTIGLGALLILATKVSEIWLDITAWATPQVLDPFVQQADRALGNPSWLAGQALAAAGPVVPAVLHWVYFELPVAAIVVAIWQLRGVTSGMWPRHYLVRTFLTIGLIGPIWYVVFPVVGPVLAFGPEGHGMALADVWPNVVPPLPASIEAMPFDGVTPRNCMPSLHTAWALSLFIHSRGGPRWLRWGGVFWLVCTLAATLGFGAHYGIDLLVGATLCLTIESGLREPDRGWDRARITVVTLGVALFAALLLCTRYAAEAMARYPVPSGIALIGSFAALAALFYSTWFAPRPGRVATTG; this is encoded by the coding sequence ATGCTTCTCGACGACGCGCATGGGAGTTCGGCCGCGCCGATCGGATCGGCGAGCACGCGGCTCCGGGCGCGTCGATTCGGTCCGGCGGTGCTGTGGGGGCTGGCCGCCGCGGCGGTGCTGGTGCTGGTGGGCGGCGAGCTCATGGCGGCCCACCTGCACGCGCTGGGCCCGCTGACCAGTCTGCTGCGCGACTACGCCGGAACCCCGAAGTCGGCGACGACGCCGTGGGCGGGATTCCTGCTCGCCCTGGTCGGCGTCGCGTGGCGGGAACGTGTGATCGCCGTGGCGGCGGCCGTGGGCGTGGATCTGCTGTTCGTACTCGTGCGCGCGGTGGAGGGCCACAAGTTCACCGTCGGCAACGGCCCGACACTGGTTCTGACGGCGTTGACGGTGCTCGTCGCGCTGCGCTGGAGCGGCGAGCGCCGCCACACCGCGCTGCGGACGATCGGCCTCGGCGCGCTGCTGATCCTCGCCACCAAGGTCAGCGAGATCTGGCTGGACATCACCGCCTGGGCGACACCGCAGGTGCTCGATCCCTTCGTGCAGCAGGCCGACCGCGCCCTCGGCAACCCGTCGTGGCTGGCCGGACAGGCGCTGGCGGCGGCCGGTCCGGTGGTTCCCGCCGTCCTGCACTGGGTGTACTTCGAGCTGCCGGTGGCCGCGATCGTCGTCGCGATCTGGCAGTTGCGCGGGGTCACGAGTGGGATGTGGCCGCGGCACTACCTGGTGCGCACGTTCCTCACCATCGGACTGATCGGGCCGATCTGGTATGTGGTGTTCCCGGTGGTCGGGCCGGTGCTGGCGTTCGGACCGGAGGGGCACGGCATGGCGCTCGCCGATGTGTGGCCGAATGTCGTTCCGCCGCTTCCCGCTTCGATCGAAGCGATGCCCTTCGACGGTGTCACCCCGCGCAATTGCATGCCGTCGCTGCACACCGCGTGGGCGCTGTCGCTGTTCATCCACTCCCGCGGCGGCCCGCGCTGGCTGCGATGGGGCGGGGTGTTCTGGCTGGTCTGCACGCTGGCCGCGACGCTCGGCTTCGGCGCGCACTACGGCATCGACCTGCTCGTCGGCGCGACGCTGTGCCTGACCATCGAATCCGGCCTGCGCGAACCGGATCGCGGGTGGGACCGGGCCCGGATCACCGTCGTGACGCTGGGTGTGGCGTTGTTCGCCGCGCTGCTGCTGTGCACCCGCTACGCCGCAGAGGCCATGGCACGGTATCCGGTACCGTCCGGCATCGCCCTGATCGGCTCGTTCGCGGCCCTGGCGGCCCTGTTCTACAGCACGTGGTTCGCGCCGCGGCCGGGCCGGGTGGCAACGACCGGCTGA
- a CDS encoding amino acid ABC transporter ATP-binding protein, which produces MTTTSPTDAAATPRHAPPTPLITMRGVTKSFGTVTVLRDIDLDIAKGEVVVVIGPSGSGKSTLCRTINRLETITGGNITFRGEPLPSSGAALKRVRADIGMVFQSFNLFPHMTVLQNITFAPTRIRKLSRAAAETKAKALLERVGLAHKADAYPPQLSGGQQQRVAIARGLAMEPEVMLFDEPTSALDPEMVSEVLDVMRDLASEGMTMVVVTHEMGFARASADRVLFLADGVIAEQATPDEFFTAPRSDRAKDFLARVLQH; this is translated from the coding sequence ATGACAACGACCTCGCCCACCGACGCGGCCGCCACGCCGCGCCACGCTCCCCCGACCCCGCTGATCACGATGCGCGGGGTGACCAAATCCTTCGGCACCGTCACCGTGCTACGCGACATCGATCTGGACATCGCCAAGGGCGAGGTCGTGGTGGTGATCGGCCCGTCCGGCTCCGGCAAGTCGACGCTGTGCCGGACCATCAACCGGCTCGAGACCATCACCGGCGGCAACATCACCTTCCGCGGCGAACCGCTGCCGTCCTCGGGCGCGGCGCTGAAGAGGGTGCGGGCCGACATCGGCATGGTGTTCCAGTCGTTCAATTTGTTCCCGCACATGACCGTGCTGCAGAACATCACCTTCGCCCCGACGCGCATCCGCAAGCTGTCCCGCGCCGCTGCCGAGACCAAGGCGAAGGCGCTGCTCGAGCGAGTCGGCTTGGCGCACAAGGCCGATGCGTACCCGCCCCAGCTGTCGGGCGGCCAGCAACAGCGGGTCGCCATCGCCCGCGGCCTGGCGATGGAGCCGGAGGTGATGCTGTTCGACGAGCCGACCAGCGCCCTGGACCCGGAAATGGTCAGCGAGGTGCTCGATGTCATGCGCGACCTGGCGAGCGAGGGGATGACGATGGTGGTCGTCACCCACGAGATGGGTTTCGCGCGCGCCAGCGCCGACCGCGTGCTGTTCCTCGCCGACGGCGTGATCGCCGAACAAGCCACGCCGGACGAGTTCTTCACCGCCCCGCGCAGCGACCGCGCCAAGGACTTCCTCGCCCGCGTCCTCCAGCACTGA